The genomic interval CGGGGTGATGGTGTATCAGGAAACCTACCATCAGGCGACTTACGCCCGCCACCACCTGCACGGGAAAAAACAGGATTTCGCCTGGCGGCTGAACACCCCGGATCGGCTGGGCCGCGCCGGGATCGACAAGATCGGGCTGGGCGCGTTGATCGGCCTGTCCGACAGTTGGCGCACCGACTGCTATATGGTGGCGGAACACTTGCGCCATCTGCAACGCCACTATTGGCAAAGCCGCTACTCGTTGTCGTTTCCGCGCCTGCGCCCGTGCGCCGGCGGCATCGAACCCGCTTCGCTGATGGATGAAGCGCAACTGATGCAGACGATCTGCGCCTTCCGGCTGCTGGCGCCCGATGTAGAACTGTCGCTGTCGACCCGGGAATCGCCCCATTTTCGCGACCACATGATCCCGATCGCCATCAACAACGTCAGCGCTTTCTCCAAAAACCCAGCCGGGCGGCTACGCCGACGGCCATGCGGAATTGGAGCAGTTCTCCCCGCACGACGACCGCCGGCCGGAAGCAGTGGCCGATGTCTTGACGCGCGCCGGCCTGCAGCCGGTCTGGAAAGACTGGGAGGGATATCTGGGCCGGACGATCGCAAACTGACGGACGCGATCCCGATCACCGCGCGCCGAGGCGATCGCCCCGCTCGTCGGGGAAGATCAGGCTGAATACGATCCGGCCGATCTCCCCGTCGAGCGGATCGCAACGGGCCGTGACCTCGCCGCCGTGCAGCGTCATGATCGCCCGCACGATCGACAACCCCAGGCCACTGGAATCGCTGCCCGCGCTGCGGGTGGCATCCCCCCGGTAGAAACGGTCGAACAAGCGCGCCAGCTGGTCTTGCGGCAATACCGGCGCCAGATTGCTCACCGCCACCACCACCCGCCCGGGCAGGGTTTCCACCGTCAAGCGTACTTGACTGTCCGCGCTCGCATAACGCACCGCATTCGCCACCAGATTGCTCAACGCCCGCTGGAACAGCAAGGCGTCCGCCGTCAGCGCGGCTTGTCCATCGCAACGCAGCGTGATGCCGCGTTCCTCCGCCAGCATGTCGAAATAGTCCGCCACCCGCCGCAGCTCGCTGGCGACATCAAGCCGTACAAGGTTCAGCACCGGCTGCTCATGGCTGGCCCGCGCCAGAAACAGGATGTTCTCCACCATGCGCGAAATGCGTTCCAGTTCGACGATATTGTCCGACAGCAGCGTCTCGTATTCCTCGACGTTGCGCGGCTGGTACAGCGCTACCTGACAGTGCCCCATCAGCGCGCCGATGGGCGTGCGGATCTCATGCGCCAAATCGGCGGAAAACTGGGTCAACCGTTGATAACCCTCGGTCAGGCGATCCAGCATGGCATTGAAGGCGCGAATCAGTTGCCTCACCTCCTGCGGCGCGTCCGCCTCGCTTACGCGGGTGGAAAGGGTATGCGGCGCAATCGCCGCGGCCTGCGCCGTCATCCGCCACAGCGGTTTCAACCCCCGCCGCAGCACCAGATAGCCCAGCCCGCCGATCAACGCGAAGGCCGCGGCCACCGCACTCAACACCCGCCACAGGTAACGTTCCAGCATCTTCTGTTCGTTGACCATGACATGGGCGGCGGCGATCTGCAGTATCTGTCCGTCATCAAGCCGTACCAGCGCAGACACGGCGCGCAACGGCACGCCTTGTTCTGTTGCGCCACTGCGAACCTGGTCGACCGACAATGCGGCATTCACCGCTGTCGGCGTCATCAGCGGCAACACGATACGCGCCGGGTTTACGTTAATCAGCGGTTTTTGTCCCGGCAGCGAAAACAGCAGCACGTCCTGTTCGCTGCCCAGCATGTTCTCAAACAGACCGGTATTGCCGGCCAGCACCGGCAGCGTGAAATTCCGGCCCAGCAGATGGCGGTAATATTCCACCCGCCCGGTGACTTGCAGATCGCTGCGTCGGTACATGTCGTGGCGCAGCGCGCCATACAGATAACCGCCGACCAGGCTCACCACCAGCGTAGCGACCAATGCAAACAGCAGGCTGCAACGCACCGTCAGCGAGGTGGCGCGCCAACGTTGGAGCCAGCCGTTCATGCGCGCGGCTCGCACACATAACCGATACCGCGCACGGTATGGATCAGCTTGATATCGAAAGGTTTATCAATCTTGGCACGCAGACGTTTCACCGCCACATCCACCACATTGGTGTCGCTATCGAAATTCATGTCCCACACCTGCGAGGCGATCAGGGTGCGCGAGAGCACTTCACCCTCGCGTCGCACCAGCAGATGCAACAGCATAAACTCCTTGTTGGTCAGAGGGATAACCACCTCCTGCCGCGTGGCCTTGCGCCGCAGCACATCCAGGCGCAAATCCGCCACTGCGTAGTGATCCGCCTCGCGCACCACGCCGCGACGCAGCAAGGTACGTATGCGCAACACCAATTCAGTAAACGAAAAAGGTTTGATCAGATAGTCGTCGGCCCCCAGTTCCAGCCCGCGAATACGGTCGTGCAACTGGTCGCGCGCGGTCAGAAACAGTACCGGCACATCGCTTTTCTTACGCAGCATTTCGATAAGCTGCCAGCCGCTCAACCCCGGCAACATGACGTCCAAAATGATGGCGTCGTAGCCATGCTCCAGCGCGTTGAACAATCCTTCAGTGCCGCTGCGCGCCAGATCGACCGCATATCCGGCTTCGGTCAGCCCTTTTTTCAGGTAATCGCCGGTACTGACATCGTCCTCAACCACCAGAATACGCATCGTCGCTACTCCCGCCGCCTGACGGCACCACTGCCGGTGACGCCATCATAACAACTTCGCGCCGGCGACTTGATGACATTAATGTCATCAAACCGTCATCCTGACGACCCAAACGCCTCACCATGATAAACACACGCCAACCAGGGAAAAAACCACGTCCAGCCCAGGAGAACAGCACCATGACAACGTCTCGTTTTACCGGTTTATTACTTTCCTCCCTGCTGCTGTGCAGCCAGTGGTCCAGCGCCGCCGATGCGCCTGCTAAACCGCAACCGCCGGTACGCGGCACGATCACTGCCGTCACCGACAGCCAGCTACAACTGACCGACCGCTCAGGGCAGAATATCGACGCGATGCTGACCGCCCAGACCCGCGTCATGAGCATAGCCAAAGCCAATCCGGGCGATATTAAACCGGACAGTTTCATCGGCACCGCCGCCATTCCCCAACCGGACGGAACGCTGAAAGCGTTGGAAGTGCATGTGTTCGACGCCAGCCTGCGCGGCACCGGCGAAGGTTTCCGGCCGTGGGAATCCGCCGACGGCAAAAGCGGCACCATGACCAACGGCACCGTCGGCAAACTGGTCAACAGCAATGGCCGAACCCTGACCGTGACCTATAACGGCGGCCAGAAGACCGTCATCGTGCCGGACGACGTCCCCATCGTCACGATCGCGCCTGGCGATCGCAGCCTGCTGAAACCGGGCGCGCACATCGTGCTGTTCTCCCGGCTTGACGACCAGGGCAAGCGCGTCGCGCTTGCGGTTTCCGCCGGCAAAGACGGCACCGTGCCCCCGATGTAACCGGAGACGTTATGCCGTCATCTCGCCGCCCGATACACGCCTGGCCCGTTAGGCTTACTCACTGGATCAACCCGCTGGCCATGACGGGTATGTTCATGAGCGGGTGGGAAATCTACAACGCCGCGCCGCTGTTCGATTTTCATTTTCCTTCTGCCGTCACGCTGGGCGGCTGGCTGGGCGGCGCTATCGGCTGGCATCTGGCGGTGATGTGGCTGTTGGCAGGCAACGGTGCGCTGTATGTGCTGTGGAGTCTCGGCAGCGGCCACTGGCGAAGACGCTGGCTGCCGCTCAGCCCGGCGGCGCTGCAACAGGATATCCAACGGGCGCTGACGCTACGCCTGCGGCACGACGGGCACCGGTACAACGCGATCCAAAAGCTGATGTACATCGGTGTTATCGTGCTGGGCGTATTGCTGGTGCTCTCGGGACTTGCGATTTGGAAACCGGTGCAGTTGTACTGGCTGACCGATCTGCTGGGCGGTTTCGCCAACGCCCGCTACGTTCATTTCTTCGCCATGAGCGGCATCGGTCTGTTTGTGGCGATCCATGTGCTGATGGTGTTGGTGGTACCGCGCACCCTGTGGGCAATGCTGACCGGAGGCAACCATGAGCGATAAACCGCAACGCCGCCCCCCGCTGGTACTGGCGCCGGATCAGAAAAAACAGTTGGTGAATCTGGAGCGCCGCCTGATGTTACGTTCCGGGCTGACGCTTGGCGCCGTAGCGATGCTCACCGGCTGCAATATGCAGGACGGCGACAGCGTCGACAAAGTGCTGTGGGCCATGTCGCGCTGGAACGATCGGGTGCAGGCCTGGTTGTTCAGCGGGCAACGGTTGGCGCCTAGTTATCGCCCGGATCAGATTACGCAACCTTTCCCGTTCAATGCGTTTTATCCGGAGTACAACGTGCCGGACATCGATCTGGGCAGCTACCGTCTGGAAGTGGCAGGCAAAGTAGAGAAAAAAGGCGTCTGGACGCTGGAGCAGCTGCGTCGGCTGCCGCAGGAAACCCAGATTACCCGGCTGATTTGCATTGAGGGTTGGAGCGCCATCGGCCAGTGGCGCGGTATTCCGTTGCGTCAATTTCTGCAACACGTCGGCGCCGATCTGACGGCGCGCTACGTCGGTTTCAAATGCGCCGATCGCTATTACTCCAGTATCGATATGGCTAGCGCGCTGCACCCGCAAACCCTGCTGGCGCTGGAATTCGGCAACCAGGCGCTGCCCGCCGACTACGGCTATCCACTGCGGCTACGCCTTCCTACCAAATTGGGGTTCAAGAATGCCAAACACATCGCGGCCCTGTTTGTCAGCGACACCAACCCAGGCGGTTACTGGGAAGATCAGGGATATAACTGGTTTAGTGGTATTTGACCTGAAAGAAGCGCGCTATCCGGCTTAAGCTCACGCCGGCTGTGGTTTTAGCCGGCGAGGAGCGCGGTCAGACGGGAACATTTTTCTGATACGTCAGTAACATGCCTTTGATCGCTGCGCCGATAGTCGCTATCGTTTTCTCCATGTCGTTGCTCCAGGGTTGCGAACAACTCATGCGCAGGCAGTGGCGATATTTGCCCGACGCAGAAAACAGCGAGCCTTCAGCGATGTGGATATTGGCCGTGGCTCGCAAATGTTCACGTAGCTGTACGCCGTCCATGTACTCCGGCATTTCCACCCATAGCACAAATCCCCCTTGCGGCCTGCTCACGCAAATCTCTTCCGGAAAGTAGTAACGGAGCCAACACGCGAACGTTTCCAGATTACGCTGATAAAGACTGCGCATCCGGCGCACATGCGGCTGGTAATACCCCTGACGAATAAACTCGGCGATCGCCAGTTGCGTACAGATGGCCGTGGTGCCGGTATTGGTGTATTTGGCGTGCATAACGCGATCAAAATAGCGCCCGGATACCACCCAACCGACCCTCAGCCCCGGCGCCAGTGTTTTCGAAAACGAGCTGCACAACAAAACCCGGCCATCGATATCCATCGATTTTAGGGTGGTCGGCCGCGGGTATTCGTAGGCCAATTCGCCATACACATCGTCTTCAATGATGGCGATGTCATAACGCTGTGCCAGCGTCATCAGCGCCCGTTTACGGTGCGGCGGCATAATAAAACCCAGCGGGTTATTGCAATGCGGCACCACCAGCACCGCTTTAATCGGCCACTGTTCCAGAACCAGTTCCAGTGCTTCCAGGCTAATGCCATTGGTGAAATCGGTAGGAATCTCAATGACTTTGATATCCAAACCACACAGTATTTGCAAAATACCGTGAAAAACAGGGGACTCGACGGCAACGATATCCCCTGGGTTCGCCACCGCGCGAATCGCCACCGCCAGCGCCTCCGTCGCGCCGCTGGTCACGACAATATCTTCCGCCGACAGCTGGCAACCGCTGTCCACCATTAATCGGGCGATCTGTTCGCGTAACAGCGGCGTTCCCGCCAGCTGGTCATACATGAACGAGGACGGATCCTGCCGCTGCCCCACGCGCTGCAACTGTTTCCATAATGGTTTCAGCGTGTTCTGCGTCAAATCCGGCTGGCTGCTTCCTAAAGAAATCAGATTGGGATCCTGCCGGGCCTGTACCAACTCCAGTACCGCCCCCCATTTTTTCACCTCAACCGGACGCTGTACCGGCCGCGACATCGCCGGAATGGGCGGCGACGCTTTGCGGGTACGCACAAAATAACCGGAGCGAGGATACGGCACGATCAATTGCTGCTGCTCCAGCAGGTAGTAGGCCTGTTGCACGGTACTGATGCTGACGCCATGTTCCTGGCTGAGCGCCCGTACCGACGGCAGCCGCTCCCCGCCCTGATACAGCCCTTGTTCGATACGCTGGGCTAGCAGCGTTGCCAGATGTTGATAGCGCGTCACCTGTATCCTCCATTACTTCATAAAAAACAAAAACCAGTACAGATAGTCGAACAACTTCACCATTCAGACGGTATAGCATCCATTCTGTATCAAAGAGAAATAGATTTTCTGAATCTGTATCCAAATCACGGACAGACGCATGATAAAGGCACAGCACAACCTGAGGAGATTCATCATGAGCATACTGCGTCGCACCCGCCTGATTCCCCCACCACGCAACTGGCTGTCAGCGCTATGTCAGGCGTGGTTGCGTCATCGGGCACAGTCCGCCACCCGCGAACTGTTGTGGAGCATGAGCGACGAGCGGCTAAAAGATATTGGGCTGACCCGTGGCGACATCAAACGGCTGTACACCTCAGACTACCGTGATGACACGCTCAGACACCGCTAGCCTCGGACAGCCGCTGTTCTACCTGCCGGACAGTCGTGGTGAACGACGCTTCCCATCTTGTCGTTTGTACCGTACCGATGCGGACGCCATGCCCATGGCTCAGCGTCCGCACCGACGGCAACCGTTCTCCGCTCTGATACAGCCCTGCTTCGATACGTTGAGCCAGCAGGTCGGCCAAGTGTTGATAGCGTGTCATATCGCCTCTTTTTACACACGGCTCAAGCACCCGAACAGGTACAGATTGGCTGAAAAAACGCTATTCAGATCGTCTGGTAAGCGATTCTGTATTACCAAACTCGCTATTTTCTGAGTCTGTATTATCAACGTTATTTTTTTCATCCTATTGCCATACGTGATGATGGGGGGAACAACCATGGCGCAGTGGAAAATACCGGTTTGGCCGTCGCTGCGGCGACGCTGGCGAGCATGGCGGGAACGCCGGGCGGCGCTTCGCACCTTAAACAACCTCAGCAATGATCGTCTGGAAGATATCGGGCTGACCCGACAGGATGTCGATCGGATGCGGTGGTAGTTGTCGCGGAGAACGGGAAAAAAATTGCGAGCCGTCTTGCAGTGGTAAGCAACTGTTGCCCTCCGGAACCATTTTACGGCGTGACGCTGCGCAAAGCGGCGCATCAGGGATCGTCAATGCAACCGGAGAAGATTATGGTGACAGCGCCGGCAAAGGAGCCGGCCGGAGCGGCACCCTCTCCCGCCGCTGCGCTCGCCACGTCGCCGATGCCGACAGGTATCGGCCCTTCCTATTCGGTGGGATAACCCGGCGTGGCCCACACCGACGGCCAGTCGCCCGGCTGCCCGCCATTGCATTCAGGCTGATAGTTATATGCCACCAGTTGAAACCCTTTGCCATCGAAGACCCACTGGCCGCTTTCGCCGCAATCCGCAATTCCTCGCCCCTTGGCAGAGTGATACAGCATGCCGGTTTCGGGGTCATAGTCCACTTCGGTAAACCAGCGAATCTTTTCTTCCCGGCTATCAGCGATGCGAATCGGCCGGGAGAGTTCCAGAAGCTGGGCGTTTTGCGGATTATTGCGCGGCGTAATAAACAACATACTGGAGGACTGATACGCCCCCACGCCGCAATTCAGCATCACCAGCGCCAGCTCGTTGGTCAGCGGTCTGGCTTCGCTGAGCTTATGCGCTTCCTTGCTCAGCCCGCAGCCTTCTTCTTCCAACAGCGCTTTTTTGGCGGCAGTCACGCCATTAATCAACGTGATGGCATTGGTCAATGCCGGGGGTTGGGTATAGGCCGGGCGAATCTCCTGCCCAACCGGCACTGACGGCACCAACGAGACGTCCTTCTCGCCGACCTTCAGCAGTGCGCTGAGATTATCAAGCCGCCCTTGCCGTTCATCCATCAACAACAGAGCGGCATTCAGACCATTCAACGAAATAGACTCTTCCTGATTGGTGCCACGCTCCGATAAAGTCAGATGCTTTGCGTTTTTTGCTGCCTGAAAAAACTGTTGGATAACATCCAGTTGCT from Musicola paradisiaca NCPPB 2511 carries:
- a CDS encoding DUF1127 domain-containing protein, whose amino-acid sequence is MSILRRTRLIPPPRNWLSALCQAWLRHRAQSATRELLWSMSDERLKDIGLTRGDIKRLYTSDYRDDTLRHR
- a CDS encoding heavy metal sensor histidine kinase, translated to MNGWLQRWRATSLTVRCSLLFALVATLVVSLVGGYLYGALRHDMYRRSDLQVTGRVEYYRHLLGRNFTLPVLAGNTGLFENMLGSEQDVLLFSLPGQKPLINVNPARIVLPLMTPTAVNAALSVDQVRSGATEQGVPLRAVSALVRLDDGQILQIAAAHVMVNEQKMLERYLWRVLSAVAAAFALIGGLGYLVLRRGLKPLWRMTAQAAAIAPHTLSTRVSEADAPQEVRQLIRAFNAMLDRLTEGYQRLTQFSADLAHEIRTPIGALMGHCQVALYQPRNVEEYETLLSDNIVELERISRMVENILFLARASHEQPVLNLVRLDVASELRRVADYFDMLAEERGITLRCDGQAALTADALLFQRALSNLVANAVRYASADSQVRLTVETLPGRVVVAVSNLAPVLPQDQLARLFDRFYRGDATRSAGSDSSGLGLSIVRAIMTLHGGEVTARCDPLDGEIGRIVFSLIFPDERGDRLGAR
- a CDS encoding DUF1176 domain-containing protein, with protein sequence MRLKTMLSGMGLGLLSVGIVQAGDIPSGYPVPVQKVFRHWQITCNNLNDCDIRNSDPYLRVTLKREAGAQGKISLDFDLADRRQAFFLDGARFPLTQPAWQVDEEEGAFYVHTEQLDVIQQFFQAAKNAKHLTLSERGTNQEESISLNGLNAALLLMDERQGRLDNLSALLKVGEKDVSLVPSVPVGQEIRPAYTQPPALTNAITLINGVTAAKKALLEEEGCGLSKEAHKLSEARPLTNELALVMLNCGVGAYQSSSMLFITPRNNPQNAQLLELSRPIRIADSREEKIRWFTEVDYDPETGMLYHSAKGRGIADCGESGQWVFDGKGFQLVAYNYQPECNGGQPGDWPSVWATPGYPTE
- a CDS encoding aminotransferase-like domain-containing protein, whose product is MTRYQHLATLLAQRIEQGLYQGGERLPSVRALSQEHGVSISTVQQAYYLLEQQQLIVPYPRSGYFVRTRKASPPIPAMSRPVQRPVEVKKWGAVLELVQARQDPNLISLGSSQPDLTQNTLKPLWKQLQRVGQRQDPSSFMYDQLAGTPLLREQIARLMVDSGCQLSAEDIVVTSGATEALAVAIRAVANPGDIVAVESPVFHGILQILCGLDIKVIEIPTDFTNGISLEALELVLEQWPIKAVLVVPHCNNPLGFIMPPHRKRALMTLAQRYDIAIIEDDVYGELAYEYPRPTTLKSMDIDGRVLLCSSFSKTLAPGLRVGWVVSGRYFDRVMHAKYTNTGTTAICTQLAIAEFIRQGYYQPHVRRMRSLYQRNLETFACWLRYYFPEEICVSRPQGGFVLWVEMPEYMDGVQLREHLRATANIHIAEGSLFSASGKYRHCLRMSCSQPWSNDMEKTIATIGAAIKGMLLTYQKNVPV
- a CDS encoding cytochrome b/b6 domain-containing protein, which codes for MPSSRRPIHAWPVRLTHWINPLAMTGMFMSGWEIYNAAPLFDFHFPSAVTLGGWLGGAIGWHLAVMWLLAGNGALYVLWSLGSGHWRRRWLPLSPAALQQDIQRALTLRLRHDGHRYNAIQKLMYIGVIVLGVLLVLSGLAIWKPVQLYWLTDLLGGFANARYVHFFAMSGIGLFVAIHVLMVLVVPRTLWAMLTGGNHER
- a CDS encoding molybdopterin-dependent oxidoreductase — encoded protein: MSDKPQRRPPLVLAPDQKKQLVNLERRLMLRSGLTLGAVAMLTGCNMQDGDSVDKVLWAMSRWNDRVQAWLFSGQRLAPSYRPDQITQPFPFNAFYPEYNVPDIDLGSYRLEVAGKVEKKGVWTLEQLRRLPQETQITRLICIEGWSAIGQWRGIPLRQFLQHVGADLTARYVGFKCADRYYSSIDMASALHPQTLLALEFGNQALPADYGYPLRLRLPTKLGFKNAKHIAALFVSDTNPGGYWEDQGYNWFSGI
- a CDS encoding DUF1127 domain-containing protein → MAQWKIPVWPSLRRRWRAWRERRAALRTLNNLSNDRLEDIGLTRQDVDRMRW
- a CDS encoding heavy metal response regulator transcription factor encodes the protein MRILVVEDDVSTGDYLKKGLTEAGYAVDLARSGTEGLFNALEHGYDAIILDVMLPGLSGWQLIEMLRKKSDVPVLFLTARDQLHDRIRGLELGADDYLIKPFSFTELVLRIRTLLRRGVVREADHYAVADLRLDVLRRKATRQEVVIPLTNKEFMLLHLLVRREGEVLSRTLIASQVWDMNFDSDTNVVDVAVKRLRAKIDKPFDIKLIHTVRGIGYVCEPRA